The following DNA comes from Candidatus Alcyoniella australis.
TTACGGCGTGCCCTCGGGTTACGAGTTCGTCACGCTGATCGAGGACATCCTCGACGTGGGCGGACGCGGCCACGGGCTGCCGCCCGAGGTGTTGACCGTGCTCGCGAAGGTGGACAAGCCAATTCGGATCGAGGTGCTGATTTCGCCGACCTGCCCCTACTGCCCCAAGGCCGTGCGCACCGCGCATCGCTTTGCCATGGCCAACGAGCTGATCCGCGGCGAGATGATCGAGACCTCGGAGTTCCCGTACCTGGCCCAGCGCTACAACGTACAGAGCGTGCCGCATACGGTGATCAACGAGAAGCTCAGCCTGGTCGGCGCGCTGCCCGAGATCGAGATCGCAGGCAAGCTGATCGAGGCGCTCGGCGGTTGAGAAACAATGACACAGCGCATAACGCGTTGCGTGCTGATGTAATTAATTAGCCCAGAGAGGGAGAACAAAATGGCCGAAAAGCTTCAAGTCTACAAATGCGAGATCTGTGGAAACATCGTCGAGGTGCTGCACGGCGGCAAGGGGCAACTGGTCTGTTGCGGCCAGCCCATGGCGCTGCTGGAGGCCAACGTCACCGACGCCGCGGGCGAAAAGCACGTGCCGGTGATCGAGAAGGTCGAGGGCGGCTACAAGGTCAAGGTCGGCGAGGTGCCGCACCCGATGGTCGAAAAGCACTATATCCAATGGGTAGAGCTGATCGCCGGCGACGTGGTGCTGCGCAAGTTCCTGCATCCGGA
Coding sequences within:
- a CDS encoding thioredoxin family protein encodes the protein MGLLKDADQAKLRETFSALTNDVRLVMFTQQFECQYCRSTRELLQETAALSERISLEIFDFVADSEQVKLYGIDKAPATVVLGERDYGIRFYGVPSGYEFVTLIEDILDVGGRGHGLPPEVLTVLAKVDKPIRIEVLISPTCPYCPKAVRTAHRFAMANELIRGEMIETSEFPYLAQRYNVQSVPHTVINEKLSLVGALPEIEIAGKLIEALGG
- a CDS encoding desulfoferrodoxin, whose protein sequence is MAEKLQVYKCEICGNIVEVLHGGKGQLVCCGQPMALLEANVTDAAGEKHVPVIEKVEGGYKVKVGEVPHPMVEKHYIQWVELIAGDVVLRKFLHPDQAPEAVFCTDAQQVYAREYCNLHGLWKG